One window from the genome of Megalobrama amblycephala isolate DHTTF-2021 linkage group LG4, ASM1881202v1, whole genome shotgun sequence encodes:
- the ap3m2 gene encoding AP-3 complex subunit mu-2, with the protein MIHSLFLVNASGDIFLEKHWKSVVSRSVCDYFFEALERATEPENVPPVIPTPHHYLINVLRHRIYFVAVIQSEVPPLFVIEFLHRVVDTFQDYFGVCTEAAIKDNVVVVYELLEEMLDNGFPLATESNILKELIKPPTILRTVVNTITGSTNVGEQLPTGQLSVVPWRRTGVKYTNNEAYFDVVEEIDAIIDKSGSTITAEIQGVIDACVKLTGMPDLTLSFMNPRLLDDVSFHPCVRFKRWEAERILSFIPPDGNFRLLSYHVSSQNLVAIPVYVKHNISFREGSSQGRFELTLGPKQTMGKVVESVLVSSQLPRGVLNANLNPSQGTYTFDPVTKLLSWDVGKINPQKLPSLKGSVSLQAGASKPDENPTINIQFKIQQLAISGLKVNRLDMYGEKYKPFKGIKYMTKAGKFQVRT; encoded by the exons ATGATCCACAGTCTATTCCTGGTTAACGCATCGGGGGACATCTTTCTGGAGAAGCACTGGAAGAGTGTGGTCAGCCGATCCGTTTGCGATTACTTTTTCGAGGCCCTGGAACGAGCCACGGAACCGGAGAACGTGCCTCCGGTGATCCCGACCCCGCATCACTACCTCATTAACGTGCTCCGTCACCGTATCTACTTCGTGGCGGTCATACAGAGCGAGGTGCCTCCTCTGTTTGTCATCGAGTTCCTCCATCGTGTGGTGGACACATTTCAG GATTATTTTGGGGTGTGTACAGAGGCAGCTATTAAAGACAATGTTGTTGTGGTCTATGAGCTGCTGGAGGAGATGTTGGATAATGGCTTCCCTCTGGCCACCGAATCAAACATCCTAAAAGAGCTCATTAAACCTCCAACCATCCTGCGCACAGTGGTGAACACCATCACAG GAAGTACTAATGTTGGCGAGCAGCTTCCTACAGGTCAGCTGTCAGTGGTACCATGGCGGCGCACAGGTGTCAAATATACCAACAACGAAGCTTATTTTGACGTGGTGGAAGAAATCGATGCTATCATTGACAAATCAG GTTCCACTATCACAGCAGAGATCCAGGGAGTGATAGACGCCTGTGTGAAACTTACAGGAATGCCTGATCTCACCTTGTCATTTATG AACCCTCGACTCCTGGATGATGTCAGCTTCCACCCCTGTGTGCGGTTCAAGCGTTGGGAAGCTGAGCGAATTCTTTCCTTCATCCCACCAGATGGCAACTTCCGCCTCCTGTCCTACCACGTCAGCTCTCAGAA CCTGGTGGCCATCCCAGTGTACGTAAAGCATAACATCAGCTTCAGAGAGGGCAGTTCTCAAGGTCGTTTTGAGCTCACCCTCGGCCCAAAGCAGACCATGGGTAAGGTGGTGGAATCAGTGCTGGTGAGCAGTCAGCTGCCCCGTGGTGTCCTCAACGCCAACCTCAACCCCTCACAGGGAACTTACACTTTTGACCCTGTCACCAAG CTTTTGTCATGGGATGTGGGTAAGATAAACCCCCAGAAACTGCCCAGTTTAAAAGGATCTGTGAGTCTCCAGGCTGGAGCCTCCAAACCTGATGAAAATCCAACAATCAACATCCAGTTCAAGATTCAGCAGCTGGCCATTTCAG GTCTGAAAGTAAATAGGTTGGACATGTACGGCGAGAAGTACAAACCTTTCAAAGGCATCAAATACATGACCAAGGCTGGCAAATTCCAAGTCCGAACCTAG